The Punica granatum isolate Tunisia-2019 chromosome 4, ASM765513v2, whole genome shotgun sequence sequence CACATCCCTCATCGAAGGTCGGTCTGCCGGGTTTGCACTCGTGCAGAGCAGAGCAATCTTAAGCATCTGTATCATTTCTTCCTTAACTGACAGGCATGAAGATCCGGCATTCTTGTCCAGGATATCATCAACCCCGTTCTTCAACTTGATCTTGGACCTGATCCACTCAACTATGCTGTTCCCCTCACCGAACTCTGCATCCACTGACCGTCTACCGCTCAACATTTCCATTAACACCACGCCATAGCTATATATGTCGCTCTTTTCGTCAACTCGAAGTGTATAAGCATATTCTGCAacaataaggaaaaaaaaaggcagagTGTCAGGAATATATCTTGCAAAAAATGGAAAGACATCTGCAAGCATAATTAGGTGTTTAGGCTTAGGAATGAGATGATTCCGTCCTAATTATCTAACTAGTATATGAAGTTAGGGAGGAAGAAATGTTCCGAAAATCATGCTGCGACCCATGAgcttcattttattttatttttacggTTGCCCGTAACATTTTCATATTGTGCAAGATTATTGCGAGCGAAGGTAACGACGTTTCCAGAACCAATGTTTTTCTCGGTATTGGCACAGTATCAAAGCAGAAACAATAGGAGCGGAACTCACCAGGCGCTATATAGCCGTAAGAACCGGCGATCACAGACATAGATTCGTTGCCCTGTATTAGCTTTGCTACCCCGAAATCTGCCACCCTAGCCTCCATCTCGGCATCCAGCAATATGTTGCTTGGCTTGACGTCACGGTGCACAATTGCTGGGTTGCAGTCATGATGGAGGTAACAGATGCCTTGGGCCACCCCGAGCGCGATCTTGTACCTTGTGAGCCAGTCGGCCATCAAATTCTCTGCCTTGTTCTTACCATGCAATAGGTCGTCGAGGTTCCCATTTGGCATGTACTCGTACAGCAGCATTGTGCACTCTCTGTTGCTGCAGCATCCCAATAGTCTCACTATGTTCCTATGCTTAACATTTCCTAACACATCGACTTCAGCTAGAACGCCTCTCCTCCGTCTGATGTGATCCTTCTGCTTTCCCCCCAGCTTCTTCACAGCAATGGCATCGCCACCGGGTATCTCAGCCCGGTAGACCGTCCCTGAGGACCCCATCCCGATGACCTTCTCGCTGATCGACAGACACTCGAGGAGCTCATCAACCGTGAAGTTCAGCCTCTGGAATGCAATCAATTTCCAGGGGCCAGGCCCCTGTGCTTCATTCATATTAAATCGATTCCTATAATTCACATGGAGATACCTGCTTCCTGCGATTAGAACGAACAGGCCCACTGCGAAGGCAGCCGCCACTATCCACACTATCGCCCCAGTGGTTCGCCTTGGCCTTTGGTCTCTGGCAGAGTCAGCAGCCTCACACAGCTTACCCAGCGGGGCCCCACAGAGGCCTTCGTTTCCAAGAAATGAAGACGGTTGGAAATGCCTGAAGACCTCACTGGCAGAAGGGATAGGTCCAGTGAGCAGATTAAACGACACATTAAATCCACGCAGAGTGTCACAATTGTCAAAACTCGGAGGGATCGTGCCAGAGAGAGAGTTGTACGACAGGTCGATGTCGGCGATCTCAGGGAGTTCCGATATCTCTGCTGGGATATTCCCTGTGAGCAAATTCCCGCTTATGTTCATGCAGACGAGCCTCTGGCAACGGGAAATGCTCGACGGGACCGTTCCATTGAACGAATTCCCGCCCAACTCCATTACATAAATGCTGCGACACGCGGCGAAATCTGGAATTTGCCCGATAATGTTCGAGGAGGCTGCAGAGAAGATCTGGAGACTCGGTGCACTCCACAAGTTGCCAGGCAGTTTGCATTGAAACGAATTGTGGGATATGTTTAAATACTGCAGGGCCGGAGCAGTGCCAAGATCATCGGGGATCGGGCCGGTGAGGTTGTTCTGGCTCAAGTCCATGTAGGTTAAGCTCGGCAACGATGCGAGCCTGCGAGGAATCGAGCCGCTGAGCATGTTGTTTTGTGCCCGAAGCCGGTAAAGGGACGTGCAGCCGGTGAGAGAGCGTGGAAGCTCGCCTGTGAATTTGTTGGAGAACAGGATCAGCTTCTCCAGCTTGTTTCCAACGCAGAGATTTGGTGGGACCGATCCCGTGAGCAAGTTCGAGGATACGTCGAGTTTTGACAGCTTCCCGTTTGAGCCAAGCCTGGCTGGCAAATTCCCGGTAAGAGAGTTCTCCCAGAGCTGAAGAATGGCAAGGCTTTTCATCTCTGAGATTGATTCCGGGATTTCGCCAGTGAGATTGTTGAACATTAAATTCAATAAGGTGAGTTCGTTCAATGAACCTAACTCCTCTGGTAGTGGTCCTGAGATTTGATTCATCGATAGATCAGCAGTCTGAAGAGCTACCAAGCTTCCAAAACTTGAAGGTATCGGTCCTGAGATGCTGTTCTGGTAGACGAGGAGCGTTTCCAACTTGGTCAAGTTCCCAAACTCCGGTGGGATTGGGCCCGAGAGGTTGCCCATCACTATGTCCAGGTATCTGAGGTTCTCTAAGGCCCCGAGCTCACTTGGAATTCCGCCGGAATATCGATTGTACCCAATCTCGAGGTGCTGGAGTTGTGTCAACTGGCCTAACTGGGGCGGAATGGGGCCCGTCAAGTTATTCCCATTCAAGTACAGAGATTTCAATCTCAAAAAATTGCCGTATTCCGCAGGGATCTCACCCCCGAAGAAGCTGCCGCCCAGGTTGAGGTACTGGAGGTGCTGGAGCTCGGAGAATTCCTTTGGGAGTGAACCGGTGAAGTTGTTGCTGTACGCGTTGAAGACCCTGAGCAGCTTGAGCTTGGAAACTCCGGGAGGGAATGTGGAGATGAATGAGTTGTGGTTCATGTCGATGGTTCGGAGATTCGTAAGCTCGAACATTGCTCCTTGGAGGGGTCCGCTGAAGGAGTTGTTGCTGAGGTTGAGGTGCTGGAGGCCCGTCAGGAAACGAATCTCGGGCGGGATGCTTCCCGAGAGGTTGCGGTGGGAGAGGTTGAGGGATGTGATCAGGGCGGTCGCCGGATCACACTTGACACCAGACCAGGAGCACCATTCTGGATTCTCTAAACTGGGCTTGGAGAAGGCAGGCAATGGCTCCCAGTCGCGGAAGGTTGAGTGAGGGTCCGTGAGAGCAGACTTGATGGAGAGCAGGGAGATGAGCTGCAGCGGAAGAGAGGCTGAGAGGACAGGGGACGAGCAATGCAATGCTAGGAGGAGGatgatgaggaggaagaagaagaagaagaagaagaagggactGCTTGAAGCTTTCATGGTgtatttttgtttgtttttgcATGTAAAATTTTGAGAATTTGATTTTGGGGTTTAAGAGGTGAAGTGGAGGGTAAATTTAAGGGCAGGAAGTATATTATGGAGGTTTGGGTTATCCGATGATGATAACATCACAAGACATGTTTTGTTTGGGAAAGGAGGGAGAGGGGAGGGTGTTTTTTCATGCTTCCATTATATTGTCATTTGCTTTCCCTTGTTTTCAATTAGTTTttgcctttctttttcttttttttttttccccgatTGCTGGCGTGAACGGAAGCAATTGAAACCGCCAGGACCCTACTCCTACAGTTACTAGTGTGATTAGGTTCTCGTGATGGATGTCGAAGCACTGTCGCCGCTGTATCTTTCCGGAGCCGAGATCTAGTGGAATAGTGGCCGGAGCGAGATAGAGAACACACACAAGATACAGGACTTCTCCGGTTCTCTCATAAATCAACCTTATCGGCATTCATTTATAACGATCTTGAAAGGGTAACGAATAAGAATAAGTTTcggaataaatatataatttttgaagAATGGGGTCTCAATTATAGGATATGTATAAGCCGCCAGAGACACAATGTTCAGATCATGCGATGGGTGAGACCCGCCATAGCAGTAACATGTCCGAGATAGAAAAAGAATTACCCTAGACACACTTCTCCAAGACTTGCTATGATCTCAATTCACATTCCCGATCTAAAAATACAAGAATCTCAGGACTTTTTTAAGTCAGCTTGAAAAAGGATTTGCGTTGACTATTACAATCTACTTTTCTAAGATAGAATATACGGAAAATTCTAAACGGTTTATAGTTCTATCAACCGATATGCCACTCGTAGTTCTATAAAATGACAATATCTGCAAAACTTCAAAATCCTGTACCTCAGGCTCTACGTAGAAATAGATTTTCGAAACTTTGTATCAACTGAAGTTCAAGGATACATTgtgaatctctctctctctctctctctctctctctctctctctctctctgtgtgtgTTGGGGTGGTTTTTATCTTTTACCCGAATTTCATGCGATACTTCTGAATTTCTTTCTTCTGCGAGAAACTTCTGCCTTTTTTTAACCCATCATTTCCTCATGTTCCCCCTTACCTTTGGCCAACATATTGATAACAACAAGCAAGCCACTATTAAAAACTGGCACCCGTTGGTCTCCGGATCCTAGAAAGTAAGTTCCCGTCACTCTCCCAAGTCCCAACTTAATTGTTCCTcttgaaaaaaacaaaaaaaaaaaaactttaggAATAGGAAGCCCCTAAAGTCCCGTGCCGGACCATCCATGCAGCGTCACAGCCGCTGGATGTGGGGGATATGTAGCACGGGGCTGTCCTCCTATCCATCGATTGACTCAGCCAGGATCGTAAGTTAAATTTTCCATAGGGAGAAATCAGGAGTTTCCATGAAGAAATTCCATGGCAGTACAGAGTAAAAAGATTAGGTACATGGACCAGTCACTAGTGACTATGCTGTACTAGCCCATATGAGGACCGTGGACTACCATATATATTCAACAAAATCGACAACTTTCAGCTTATAATTGCCACGAAATGTAGTGGCTCTTAGAACTGCGATTCTAAAGAGTTGAATTCAAGTTGTTAACTTCACTTATGCTATGGAAGTGAAAGAAAATACACCCATCACGAGAAAAGAGAATGCAGTACAATTGCATATGCTTTTTACTAGGGAATAAAGTAATTCCAAATCCGATTATTGCCGATGATATTACATGTACctctttatttaaatttctattttcttatactAATCTTATCAACCTCCCTTCTaccctctatatatatatatatatatatatatacacctgGTTACTGGAATTAAACTAATATCATTAGGGGGGACGTGGAAGTGGATGTTGAGTATCAATAATGATTATCAATGCACCATCATGATGTGCATTAACTCGATGATCTGCTGGGATTAATTCCAAATGGCTCTAACCTTTAAGCTGATGAGAATCATTAATGATATGCAAACATCATTTTGATAGCATACCTACCTTATCGATTAGGCTGTAGGATTCATTTTAAAGGTTCACTGTTAAATGTGTAGACTTTAAGAGACATCAAATTCAAGTACGTAGTAGTAATCTTACTACAGATGTTAAGAATCAAATCACGATTAAACAGAATATGCACGTAGAatatagtaaaaataaaaatagaaataaaagtAGAAGATggtttaaaaaaagaaagaaagaaagaaagaaagaaaggctAGAGCACAATCATCTCCAGATCCTCTTCATTTTATCTAAATAAATATGGAAACGTGCTTATATACTTCCATCTATCTTCTTTATAAATCGTAATTCGCAGTTAATTGCGTAAATAATTACCCGCAGCATGTCTTAACAAAAAGCAATTCCCCATGGAACTTTTTTATTGCTGATTTGTTGTGCCCACCTAATTAAGCTGACCATTACTTCCGAGCAGATCATCTTTAATCattatcttttcaaaaaaaattaggaaatgGGATTTTGAGCATTGTGGGACTATACGAACATGGGTTGTCGTCCGAGAATCAAAAGCttttttatttcgagtcaccGAGAAATTGTAAATTCTATCAACATAATCAAGTTCAAGACATTGACGCGGACAATGGGAGCAAAATTTTCGGCACAAGAGATATCTGAAAGCAAGactgtcttcttcttccatagTATGCCATTAGAATTCAAGGAAGGATATGTGTATATGTAGTATCGGGCTCATAAGAAGTAAGAGGGCTCGGCATAAATCTCCATATATGGTAGGTCGTCGTCTGGTTTCGGTGatgaatatatacatatatttatatatatgtgtgtgttgtATAAGGATCGATAATTATGGGTTGTTGGAAGGGGTTGGGGCCCCGCAGACGGTGGGCCTTGCTCTGTCTCCTTAATTCGCGCagctgagctgagctgagcCGAGCCCACAACCTCGAATGTCTTTTCTATCCTTCATAAGCTTAATAATCAGTTTAGATCATTTAGCTTAATTAGCAGCTTAATAATATAAGAATTAATATGGCCCCGTCCCGTCCCAATACAATTCTCCTAATTACCTTACCTTATACTCCATGAACAATGAAAAAGCGGCCAGCCCACGCCATTCTCTGTCATtgtctgtctctgtctctcctTCCCTCGCATGCGCGACGGTCGTGTCCCACCAAACGCAACACACAAACCACAGAaggacaaaaaaagaagaaggaataatttaagaaaaagaggGCATAATTTGTGTGCAAGTTTTTCATGATAAGGAATGATGGGTTTtggtggattttttttttctcaatccGCCATAAGACTTGCTTTCTTCCCTTTCgtcttctttctcttttttctccttATCTTACTTTGAATCCATTTTATTGAGTCTAGAGCCCGAAGACTAGCCGATAATGACCAAAAAGAACCAACTATATCGCGACATGTCAAGTCAATATTAAGTTTAAAACCCGAAAACGAGATCACTGTTTCTAAGAAACATGAAGCAGATAGATATTGTAATACCAAACACCTCTTCGAATGAGATTTTCAATTTGCCCTAATACATggcccaaaaaagaaaaaattcccTAAATATCAACCCTCAAAATTTGGGATCACAtttgacttttctttttcgttcTTCGAATTACAGGAAAAGTCTATGAGTTTAgttt is a genomic window containing:
- the LOC116205996 gene encoding leucine-rich repeat receptor-like protein kinase TDR, which produces MKASSSPFFFFFFFFLLIILLLALHCSSPVLSASLPLQLISLLSIKSALTDPHSTFRDWEPLPAFSKPSLENPEWCSWSGVKCDPATALITSLNLSHRNLSGSIPPEIRFLTGLQHLNLSNNSFSGPLQGAMFELTNLRTIDMNHNSFISTFPPGVSKLKLLRVFNAYSNNFTGSLPKEFSELQHLQYLNLGGSFFGGEIPAEYGNFLRLKSLYLNGNNLTGPIPPQLGQLTQLQHLEIGYNRYSGGIPSELGALENLRYLDIVMGNLSGPIPPEFGNLTKLETLLVYQNSISGPIPSSFGSLVALQTADLSMNQISGPLPEELGSLNELTLLNLMFNNLTGEIPESISEMKSLAILQLWENSLTGNLPARLGSNGKLSKLDVSSNLLTGSVPPNLCVGNKLEKLILFSNKFTGELPRSLTGCTSLYRLRAQNNMLSGSIPRRLASLPSLTYMDLSQNNLTGPIPDDLGTAPALQYLNISHNSFQCKLPGNLWSAPSLQIFSAASSNIIGQIPDFAACRSIYVMELGGNSFNGTVPSSISRCQRLVCMNISGNLLTGNIPAEISELPEIADIDLSYNSLSGTIPPSFDNCDTLRGFNVSFNLLTGPIPSASEVFRHFQPSSFLGNEGLCGAPLGKLCEAADSARDQRPRRTTGAIVWIVAAAFAVGLFVLIAGSRYLHVNYRNRFNMNEAQGPGPWKLIAFQRLNFTVDELLECLSISEKVIGMGSSGTVYRAEIPGGDAIAVKKLGGKQKDHIRRRRGVLAEVDVLGNVKHRNIVRLLGCCSNRECTMLLYEYMPNGNLDDLLHGKNKAENLMADWLTRYKIALGVAQGICYLHHDCNPAIVHRDVKPSNILLDAEMEARVADFGVAKLIQGNESMSVIAGSYGYIAPEYAYTLRVDEKSDIYSYGVVLMEMLSGRRSVDAEFGEGNSIVEWIRSKIKLKNGVDDILDKNAGSSCLSVKEEMIQMLKIALLCTSANPADRPSMRDVVLMLQEVRPDRKLAGILPGEGGHAQKPGMGY